From Paenibacillus sp. PvR098:
GCTTCTTCAGGTTTGGAGCGGGCTGATCCCGGATGCGTTGGAGGTGCCGCTTAAGTACGAAGACATCGGCATTCCTCACTCGTGGGGGTATTTGTTTCAAGATCCTGATGTCCAGTTCTGCATGCCTTATGTAGATGAAGAAATAGCGTTTGTGCTTGAGAATATCCGGGTGCCCCGTGATCGTATGCCCGAGAGGATCAGGCAGTGTTTGGAGCAGGTCGGCCTGGATTTGCACGACCCGCATGTGCCGATCGCTTCGCTTTCCGGAGGGATGAAGCAGCGGCTTGCTATCGCCTCGCTGCTTGCGCTAAGGCCGGACGTCTGGTTCCTCGACGAACCGACATCATTGCTTGACCCCGAAGGGACGACCGAGGTATGGGAAACTGTTAAACAAATCACTCATGACAAAACGGTCATTATCGTGGAGCATAAAATAGATGAAATTGTAGATTACGTGGACCGGGTGATCCTCTTTGACTCTGATGCGCGTATTGTCGCCGATGGGGAGCCGGAGCAGGTGTTCCGGAACTTTAAGCCACAGCTGATGGAATACGGGATTTGGTATCCGGGCGTGTGGGACGACTTTGCGGATAGAAGGCCCAAGCGTGATCGTTATCCAAACGAAGTTCCCGAGGAGAGGGAGCCGCTGGTCCAATTGCATGAGCTAACGGGTTATCATGGGAAGGACAAGAAAATCGATGTCGCCTCCGCGAAGCTGTATGCCGGGGACTGGGTTGCGATTGTAGGGGAGAACGGTGCGGGCAAAAGTACGCTGCTCCAATCCCTCATGCAATTAATCCCGACAAAGGGTGAGTACGTGCTGGCGGGGAAGCCCGTTCGCAGCTTCGACGATGTGGCGGACATGGCGGCTTATGTGTTTCAAAATCCGGAGATGCAGTTTGTGACGAACACGGTTTACGATGAATTGGCGTTTAATTTCAGGCGTGACGGGGATTCCGAGGACACGATTAGAATGAAAGCGGATGAACTTCTGCAGTGGTTCGGCCTCAGCAAGCACCGCGACCTGCATCCTTATCAGCTGTCGCTAGGTCAGAAACGCCGGCTCAGCGTGGCGGCGGCCACGGTCAAAGCACAGCGGCTTGTGCTGTTAGACGAGCCTACGTTCGGCCAAGACGCCGCGAATACGTTCGCGCTGCTGGAGAAGCTGGAAATGTGGCGGCAGGAAGGGGTCGCCATCGTTATGGTCACACACGATACGGAAATTGTAAGCAGGTATGCTACAAGGGTATGGGAGATACGGCAGGGGCGTCTTGCCGCAGCGCTCAGTCCAGGAGAGTATACGAGCCGATTC
This genomic window contains:
- a CDS encoding ABC transporter ATP-binding protein — its product is MTGSVQNRDRFITWVSQLRLKFPGSSSLLFDGLSAGVPAGQKVLLLGPSGCGKSTLLQVWSGLIPDALEVPLKYEDIGIPHSWGYLFQDPDVQFCMPYVDEEIAFVLENIRVPRDRMPERIRQCLEQVGLDLHDPHVPIASLSGGMKQRLAIASLLALRPDVWFLDEPTSLLDPEGTTEVWETVKQITHDKTVIIVEHKIDEIVDYVDRVILFDSDARIVADGEPEQVFRNFKPQLMEYGIWYPGVWDDFADRRPKRDRYPNEVPEEREPLVQLHELTGYHGKDKKIDVASAKLYAGDWVAIVGENGAGKSTLLQSLMQLIPTKGEYVLAGKPVRSFDDVADMAAYVFQNPEMQFVTNTVYDELAFNFRRDGDSEDTIRMKADELLQWFGLSKHRDLHPYQLSLGQKRRLSVAAATVKAQRLVLLDEPTFGQDAANTFALLEKLEMWRQEGVAIVMVTHDTEIVSRYATRVWEIRQGRLAAALSPGEYTSRFMADRPLPFAELRS